From Streptomyces sp. 6-11-2, one genomic window encodes:
- a CDS encoding PAC2 family protein yields the protein MLDPQGLYAWEPKGLAVVDMALAQESAGLVLLYHFDGYIDAGETGDQIVDRLLDSQPHQVVARFDHDRLVDYRARRPLLTFQRDRWTEYEVPGIEVRLVQDATGAPFLLLSGPEPDVEWERFAAAVRQIVERLGVRLSVNFHGIPMGVPHTRPVGLTPHGNRSDLVPGHRSPFEEAQVPGSAEALLEYRLMQAGHDVLGVAAHVPHYIARSPYPDAALTALEAITSATGLVLPNVAHALRNEAHRTQTEIDRQIREGDEELTSLVQGLEHQYDAAAGAETRGNMLAEPVEIPSADEIGREFERFLAEREGEN from the coding sequence GTGCTTGATCCGCAGGGTTTGTACGCATGGGAGCCGAAGGGTCTGGCCGTCGTCGACATGGCGCTCGCCCAGGAGTCGGCCGGCCTTGTCCTGCTCTACCACTTCGACGGATACATCGACGCGGGGGAGACCGGCGACCAGATCGTCGATCGGCTGCTGGACTCGCAGCCCCACCAGGTCGTGGCGCGCTTCGACCACGACCGGCTCGTGGACTACCGGGCCCGCCGCCCGCTGCTGACGTTCCAGCGGGACCGCTGGACCGAGTACGAGGTGCCGGGCATCGAGGTGCGTCTCGTCCAGGACGCCACCGGCGCGCCGTTCCTGCTGCTGTCCGGGCCCGAGCCCGACGTGGAGTGGGAGCGTTTCGCGGCGGCCGTACGGCAGATCGTCGAGCGTCTCGGCGTACGCCTGTCGGTGAACTTCCACGGCATCCCCATGGGCGTCCCGCACACCCGCCCGGTGGGCCTGACGCCGCACGGCAACCGCAGTGACCTGGTACCGGGCCACCGCAGCCCGTTCGAGGAGGCACAGGTGCCGGGCAGCGCGGAGGCGCTGCTGGAGTACCGCCTGATGCAGGCCGGGCACGACGTGCTGGGCGTGGCCGCGCACGTGCCGCACTACATCGCGCGCTCCCCGTACCCGGACGCGGCGCTGACGGCCCTGGAGGCCATCACCTCGGCCACCGGGCTGGTCCTGCCGAACGTCGCCCACGCCCTGCGCAACGAGGCCCACCGCACCCAGACCGAGATCGACCGGCAGATCCGCGAGGGCGACGAGGAGCTCACTTCCCTCGTCCAGGGCCTCGAGCACCAGTACGACGCCGCCGCGGGCGCGGAGACCCGGGGCAACATGCTCGCCGAGCCGGTCGAGATCCCGTCGGCGGACGAGATCGGCCGCGAGTTCGAACGCTTCCTGGCGGAGCGGGAGGGCGAGAACTGA
- the coaE gene encoding dephospho-CoA kinase yields the protein MLRVGLTGGIGAGKSEVSRLLVKCGAVLIDADRIAREVVAPGTPGLAAVVDAFGPDVLTEDGSLDRPRLGSVVFADSGKLAVLNSIVHPLVRARSRELEEAAAEDAVVVHDVPLLTENGLAPLYDLVIVVDASPATQLDRLLRLRGMTEEDARARMGAQATREKRLEIADIVIDNDVPLERLERRVREVWAELVRRAHTPRRAYREQGSQE from the coding sequence ATGCTGAGAGTGGGCCTCACCGGGGGCATCGGTGCCGGTAAGAGCGAGGTGTCGCGGCTGCTCGTGAAGTGCGGGGCGGTGCTGATCGACGCCGACCGCATCGCGCGCGAGGTCGTCGCTCCGGGCACGCCCGGCCTCGCGGCGGTCGTCGACGCCTTCGGCCCGGACGTGCTGACCGAGGACGGGAGCCTGGACCGGCCCAGGCTGGGTTCCGTCGTCTTCGCCGACTCCGGGAAGCTGGCCGTCCTGAACTCGATCGTGCACCCCCTGGTGCGCGCCCGCTCCCGCGAACTGGAGGAGGCCGCCGCCGAGGACGCCGTCGTGGTCCACGACGTCCCGCTCCTCACGGAGAACGGCCTGGCCCCGCTCTACGACCTCGTGATCGTCGTGGACGCGAGCCCGGCGACCCAGCTCGACCGGCTCCTGCGGCTGCGCGGGATGACCGAGGAGGACGCACGCGCGCGCATGGGTGCGCAGGCGACCCGGGAGAAGCGCCTGGAGATCGCGGACATCGTCATCGACAACGACGTACCGTTGGAGCGGCTCGAGCGGCGGGTGCGGGAGGTCTGGGCGGAGCTGGTCCGCAGGGCGCACACGCCCCGTCGGGCGTACCGGGAACAGGGATCCCAGGAATAG
- a CDS encoding tetratricopeptide repeat protein, whose translation MPERTPETHVIDYRAAEKLLAARDPRGAVKLLDRVIAAHPENTSARLLRARAFFAAAQLRPAELEFTIVLEREPDNAYAHFALARTYERQGRPDEARRHFRLAAALDPNPEYLQRARFDT comes from the coding sequence GTGCCCGAACGTACTCCGGAGACCCACGTCATCGACTACCGCGCCGCCGAGAAGCTGCTCGCCGCGCGGGACCCGCGGGGCGCGGTCAAGCTGCTCGACCGGGTCATAGCCGCCCATCCAGAGAACACCTCCGCCCGGCTGCTGCGCGCCCGCGCCTTCTTCGCAGCCGCCCAGCTCCGGCCCGCGGAGCTGGAGTTCACCATCGTGCTGGAGCGCGAACCGGACAACGCGTACGCGCACTTCGCACTCGCCCGCACCTACGAGCGGCAGGGCCGCCCCGACGAGGCCAGGCGCCACTTCCGGCTGGCCGCCGCGCTGGACCCGAACCCGGAGTACCTGCAACGGGCGCGGTTCGACACCTGA
- a CDS encoding DUF6343 family protein has product MRTGSEPATARSALRARFWLSVWGLVWAGFGTVIFVLVGRPGWAAACGVLWLVMAVDLTVVVRHLRQGPHYQPGRDVPPYWPPDDRQR; this is encoded by the coding sequence ATGCGTACAGGCAGTGAACCCGCCACCGCGCGCAGTGCCCTGCGGGCGCGGTTCTGGCTGAGTGTGTGGGGGCTGGTCTGGGCGGGCTTCGGCACGGTGATCTTCGTGCTGGTCGGACGGCCCGGCTGGGCGGCGGCCTGCGGGGTGCTGTGGCTGGTGATGGCCGTCGACCTCACGGTGGTCGTCCGGCACCTTCGGCAGGGTCCGCACTACCAGCCGGGGCGGGACGTACCGCCGTACTGGCCGCCGGACGACCGACAGCGGTAG
- a CDS encoding bifunctional 2-polyprenyl-6-hydroxyphenol methylase/3-demethylubiquinol 3-O-methyltransferase UbiG produces MELRMREGHQGTGPGAITPDGCAVELYARLPVGSEPDVIAAVVPVGAHILELGCGVGRVTRPLLERGFTVTAVDESPDMLERVRGARTICSPIERLDVGETFDAVVLASFLVHTGDPEVRRGLLRTCARHVAEGGCVLIQREGGDYHINVPRERMDPAGFTVRILSAEPVGDGVNAVRAEYVFPDATWTQTFRSRPLSEEEFEEALAEAGLRVDRCLTEDGTWVRAVPEVRKERP; encoded by the coding sequence ATGGAGCTGAGAATGCGCGAGGGTCATCAGGGGACGGGACCGGGAGCGATCACGCCGGACGGCTGCGCGGTGGAGTTGTACGCGCGGCTGCCCGTGGGGAGCGAGCCGGACGTCATCGCCGCGGTCGTGCCCGTGGGCGCGCACATCCTGGAGCTGGGCTGCGGTGTGGGCCGCGTGACCCGTCCGCTGCTGGAGCGCGGCTTCACCGTCACCGCGGTGGACGAGTCACCGGACATGCTGGAGCGGGTGCGCGGGGCGCGGACCATATGCAGCCCCATCGAGCGTCTGGACGTGGGGGAGACCTTCGACGCCGTGGTGCTCGCGTCGTTCCTGGTGCACACGGGCGACCCCGAGGTACGGCGCGGGCTGCTCCGCACCTGCGCACGGCATGTCGCGGAGGGCGGCTGCGTACTGATCCAGAGGGAGGGCGGCGATTACCACATCAATGTGCCGCGCGAGCGGATGGACCCGGCGGGCTTCACGGTGCGGATCCTGTCGGCCGAGCCGGTCGGGGACGGGGTGAACGCGGTCCGCGCGGAGTACGTGTTCCCGGACGCGACCTGGACCCAGACCTTCAGGTCCCGGCCGCTGTCCGAGGAGGAGTTCGAGGAGGCGCTGGCGGAGGCGGGCCTGAGGGTGGACAGGTGTCTGACCGAGGACGGGACGTGGGTTCGGGCGGTTCCGG